A genomic segment from Barrientosiimonas humi encodes:
- a CDS encoding GNAT family N-acetyltransferase, translating to MIRPIEDGDWDQVWPIFAETVAAGETYAYPENLTSDEARALWVEEPPGRTVVLEDGTVLGTAKMGPNRPGRGDHIGTASFMVAPGARGRGVGRRLAAYVIDWHRDQGYRAIQFNAVVESNTAAVHLWKSLGFRIVGTVPGAYRSAAHGYVGLHMMVLDLT from the coding sequence ATGATCCGCCCGATAGAGGACGGCGACTGGGATCAGGTCTGGCCGATCTTCGCTGAGACTGTCGCGGCGGGGGAGACCTACGCCTACCCCGAGAACCTGACCAGCGACGAGGCGCGCGCCCTGTGGGTCGAGGAACCCCCTGGCCGAACGGTGGTGCTCGAGGACGGCACGGTGCTCGGGACCGCCAAGATGGGGCCGAACCGGCCTGGTCGCGGCGACCACATCGGCACGGCGAGCTTCATGGTTGCCCCTGGAGCACGCGGTCGTGGCGTGGGCCGTCGGCTGGCCGCGTACGTCATCGATTGGCACCGCGACCAGGGCTACCGTGCCATTCAGTTCAACGCGGTGGTCGAGTCCAACACCGCCGCCGTGCACCTGTGGAAGTCGCTGGGGTTTCGGATCGTGGGGACAGTGCCAGGCGCGTACCGATCCGCGGCGCACGGATACGTCGGGCTCCACATGATGGTGCTCGACTTGACCTAG
- a CDS encoding pyridoxamine 5'-phosphate oxidase family protein, whose product MSIPVELEQLATTLRDFGAGYLLTSDAGRVKAVTVDPTTYADGVLDLPGSKGSAANLVKNPAATLLFPPQRPRGYTLLVDGTAEGDSEAIRFTPATAVLHRPAAHADEGTNL is encoded by the coding sequence ATGAGCATTCCGGTGGAGCTGGAGCAGCTGGCGACCACGCTGCGAGACTTCGGAGCTGGCTACCTGCTGACCAGCGACGCCGGCCGGGTGAAAGCGGTGACGGTCGACCCCACGACATACGCCGACGGCGTGCTCGACCTCCCCGGCAGCAAGGGATCGGCCGCCAACCTGGTGAAGAACCCCGCTGCGACCCTGCTCTTCCCTCCGCAGCGGCCCCGGGGCTACACACTCCTGGTGGACGGCACCGCGGAGGGCGACAGCGAGGCAATTCGATTCACACCGGCGACCGCCGTCCTTCACCGCCCGGCCGCACACGCCGACGAAGGCACGAACCTGTGA
- a CDS encoding HNH endonuclease signature motif containing protein → MVDLDAAEHTTGELLAVASAALQAAYTRVSGGIAPEADRSGEGELDPATVLAQVGALHELINTASAVQTHRLAEHAATETHTVYDPESGRSTYTLRKGPTGRVRDTAAADLQGLLALGPVTARRVLAQAVEAVAFFPQLVDAMATGALSRAQVEAVGDALVDVEPAHRRSTAQGVEHQLLLRGIEDLPPSRLGKVAKAAVYAARPEAEPVARERATRDRLGVWFSPGPLPGLSVMNATLRTHDAVTMQQALEALAWRYHTTARKTHHEQQQQDAQQRDARQEQRTGECGCCPRTTHRQPCCASGGFGAVHDADCDPARRAATQAADAAEDVPVGAQGGENPLPKLGECRTDALRDLLMAQASIETTATLLVPIIPFPATPAAEPKPPATQAPAPVAEPQPETQDPSVQKTTAPPETVTPRPATDPSRPPKPVANPTDPPPTWRFGPDAAQAGPPRTGSDRAPATPGSAGVPAVPPGPRELVPRDRVEELLADLPDKVPDRVPTAWMHRVADQLRRAERTRSVVEESLIRLLDHHDIPTDRPDSDPPSSNHAQNLHGLDLAGLDKQAPGPRPSHGPDTRPAPSDAPPKGTAPRDARPSRGPDTRLAPSGAPPAVTGPRGRLTIAHVPGNVLLDLTTTRSPAAATPDRMTRTPDDPGAPAPDHHDDPLPPIREVLHRPGSIDHVQIPGLGVIPADVITAILRAGSLTLRRALLDTTTGALLTGPSPARTPYKPSHALAEAIRLRDGTCRFPGCTRPAEHADIDHVNPYDPDNPDAQTTGSNLQCLCRAHHRAKQSGAWTVTMTPDGICTWTAITGEQRFTYPQHADLLDAPPPF, encoded by the coding sequence ATGGTCGATCTGGATGCTGCGGAGCACACCACGGGCGAGCTGCTCGCGGTGGCCTCGGCTGCGTTGCAGGCGGCCTACACGCGGGTCTCGGGTGGCATCGCGCCGGAGGCGGACCGGTCCGGGGAGGGTGAGCTGGACCCGGCGACGGTGCTGGCCCAGGTCGGGGCGCTGCACGAGCTGATCAATACTGCTTCGGCGGTGCAGACCCACCGGTTGGCCGAGCACGCCGCGACCGAGACGCACACGGTGTACGACCCGGAGTCCGGCCGGTCGACGTACACGCTGCGCAAGGGCCCGACCGGGCGGGTGCGCGACACCGCCGCGGCCGACCTGCAAGGGTTGCTCGCGCTGGGGCCGGTCACCGCCCGGCGGGTGCTGGCCCAGGCGGTCGAGGCGGTCGCGTTCTTCCCCCAGCTGGTCGATGCGATGGCCACCGGCGCACTGTCCCGGGCCCAGGTCGAGGCCGTGGGTGATGCGCTGGTCGACGTCGAACCCGCCCACCGGCGCAGCACCGCCCAGGGAGTGGAGCACCAGCTGCTGCTGCGCGGGATCGAGGACCTGCCCCCGTCCCGGCTGGGCAAGGTCGCCAAGGCCGCGGTCTACGCCGCCCGCCCCGAGGCCGAACCCGTCGCCCGGGAACGCGCCACCCGCGACCGGCTCGGGGTGTGGTTCTCCCCCGGCCCGCTGCCCGGGCTGAGCGTGATGAACGCGACCCTGCGCACCCACGACGCGGTCACCATGCAACAAGCCCTGGAAGCCCTCGCCTGGCGCTACCACACCACCGCCCGCAAGACCCACCACGAACAGCAGCAGCAGGACGCGCAGCAGCGGGACGCGCGCCAGGAGCAGCGGACCGGTGAGTGTGGCTGCTGCCCGCGCACCACCCACCGCCAGCCGTGCTGCGCATCGGGCGGGTTCGGCGCCGTGCACGACGCCGACTGCGACCCCGCCCGTCGCGCCGCCACCCAGGCCGCCGACGCGGCCGAGGACGTCCCGGTCGGCGCGCAAGGTGGAGAAAACCCCCTGCCCAAGCTCGGCGAGTGCCGCACCGACGCGCTGCGCGACCTGCTCATGGCCCAGGCCAGCATCGAGACCACCGCCACCCTCCTGGTCCCGATCATCCCCTTCCCCGCCACCCCGGCCGCAGAACCGAAACCGCCGGCAACACAGGCGCCTGCGCCGGTGGCAGAACCGCAACCGGAGACCCAGGATCCCAGCGTCCAGAAGACGACGGCACCGCCCGAGACGGTCACGCCGCGACCGGCCACGGACCCGTCACGACCGCCGAAACCTGTTGCCAACCCGACGGATCCGCCCCCGACGTGGAGGTTCGGTCCCGACGCTGCCCAGGCCGGACCGCCCAGGACAGGATCGGACCGGGCTCCTGCGACACCCGGCAGTGCTGGCGTGCCCGCAGTGCCCCCTGGCCCGCGGGAGCTGGTGCCTCGCGACCGGGTGGAGGAGCTCCTGGCCGACCTGCCCGACAAGGTCCCCGACCGTGTCCCTACCGCGTGGATGCACCGCGTCGCCGACCAGCTACGCCGCGCAGAACGCACCCGCTCCGTCGTCGAGGAAAGCCTCATCCGGCTCCTCGACCACCACGACATACCCACCGACCGCCCCGACAGCGACCCGCCGAGCAGCAACCACGCGCAGAACCTCCACGGCCTCGACCTCGCCGGCCTCGACAAGCAGGCCCCTGGCCCGAGGCCGAGTCACGGACCCGACACGCGTCCCGCGCCGTCCGACGCCCCGCCCAAGGGCACGGCGCCGCGCGACGCCAGGCCGAGTCGTGGACCCGACACGCGTCTGGCACCGTCCGGCGCCCCGCCCGCGGTCACCGGTCCGCGCGGCAGGCTGACCATCGCCCACGTGCCCGGCAACGTGCTGCTCGACCTCACCACGACCCGCAGCCCCGCTGCAGCCACGCCCGACCGCATGACCAGGACACCCGACGACCCCGGTGCGCCTGCCCCTGACCATCACGACGACCCCTTGCCGCCGATCCGCGAGGTGCTCCACCGCCCCGGCAGCATCGACCACGTCCAGATCCCCGGCCTGGGCGTCATCCCCGCCGACGTCATCACCGCCATCCTGCGCGCCGGTAGCCTGACCCTGCGGCGAGCCCTGCTCGACACCACCACCGGCGCCCTGCTCACCGGCCCCTCCCCCGCCCGCACCCCCTACAAACCCAGCCACGCCCTGGCCGAGGCGATCCGGCTCCGCGACGGCACCTGCCGCTTCCCCGGCTGCACCCGCCCCGCCGAGCACGCCGACATCGACCACGTCAACCCCTACGACCCCGACAACCCCGACGCCCAGACCACCGGCAGCAACCTGCAGTGCCTGTGCCGCGCCCACCACCGCGCCAAGCAGTCCGGCGCCTGGACCGTCACCATGACCCCCGACGGCATCTGCACCTGGACCGCCATCACCGGCGAACAACGCTTCACCTACCCCCAGCACGCCGACCTCCTCGACGCCCCGCCACCTTTCTGA
- a CDS encoding DUF4334 domain-containing protein, producing MQAHDVLPHVPADAGDALALFDGLAALEPAALRGTWRGAEVPTGHPMDGLLALTGWWGKRFVDAERVDPLLFPSRDGRSLWPMSPVVAFGAAEISDRLRPLRALASPGRVSIARPGLRARGPRARLRTTRYRGVDSATMIYDQLPINDAFRRIDEDAVLGAMDMRGAQQPYFFVLRRDCSLPVS from the coding sequence ATGCAGGCTCACGACGTGCTCCCGCACGTGCCCGCCGACGCGGGGGATGCCTTGGCGCTGTTCGACGGCCTGGCAGCGTTGGAGCCGGCGGCGCTGCGCGGGACCTGGCGTGGCGCGGAGGTGCCGACCGGCCACCCGATGGACGGTCTGCTCGCGCTGACCGGCTGGTGGGGGAAGCGCTTCGTCGACGCCGAGCGGGTCGATCCGCTGCTGTTCCCGAGCCGGGACGGCCGGTCGCTGTGGCCGATGAGCCCGGTGGTGGCGTTCGGCGCTGCCGAGATCAGCGACCGGTTACGGCCGCTGCGGGCCCTGGCCAGTCCGGGCCGCGTCTCGATCGCCCGGCCAGGGCTGCGGGCGCGCGGACCGAGGGCGCGGTTGCGCACGACGCGCTACCGCGGCGTGGACTCCGCGACGATGATCTACGACCAGCTTCCGATCAACGACGCCTTCCGGCGCATCGATGAGGACGCCGTGCTCGGGGCGATGGACATGCGCGGGGCGCAGCAGCCGTACTTCTTCGTGCTGCGGCGGGACTGCTCGCTCCCGGTGTCGTAA
- a CDS encoding helix-turn-helix transcriptional regulator, whose protein sequence is MRDRIDRDYAQPLDVADLARGVHLSAGHLSRQFRTAFGESPYSYLMTRRIERAMALLRRGDLSVTEVCFAVGCSSLGTFSTRFAELVGVPPSVYRRDAARSAAGTSTEGIPACVAGRVTRPIRNREAPLGQRS, encoded by the coding sequence GTGCGTGACCGCATCGACCGCGACTACGCACAGCCGCTCGACGTCGCGGACCTGGCCCGTGGCGTACATCTGTCCGCGGGGCACCTCAGCCGACAGTTCCGGACGGCGTTCGGCGAGTCGCCCTACTCCTACCTCATGACTCGGCGCATCGAGCGCGCGATGGCGCTGCTGCGGCGGGGCGACCTGAGCGTGACCGAGGTGTGCTTCGCGGTCGGCTGCTCCTCCCTCGGGACGTTCAGCACCCGCTTCGCCGAGCTGGTCGGCGTGCCGCCGAGCGTCTATCGCCGCGATGCCGCCAGATCGGCCGCGGGCACGTCGACCGAAGGCATCCCCGCGTGCGTGGCCGGGCGCGTGACCCGACCGATCAGGAATCGAGAAGCACCGCTGGGACAGCGGTCCTAG